GAGAATTCCCACTGGGATGAGATTCCCTTTACAAACCTTAAACGCTAAGATCAGTTTCAGGTTGAGTACCCAcctgtgtttttgcagatatGTGCATGAGAAGCTCAGGAAACCGCCTCGAAGCTTCGTTGAAGTTGTAGGAATTGAAAATCCCGACAGCATGCTGCACAAAACATCTTATATTTACATGGTCCCTAACTTCCCATCACGTGTTCAGCTAAACTAACAAAGACTGACCCCCTGCAGCACTGAACAGAGCAGGCCATCTGTAATacagtagaggaggaggaggaggaggagggggtgaaaTCAGCCACCTGTCATTGTCAAAGTCACACCGACTGATTAATGGCTAAGCTGCTTAACTAAAATGTACAGTGAAAgaggaaggaaacaaaaaaggGACCATTAATGAACAGACAATACGACAGGCTGGACGTGTTTCATAGCAGCTAAGAGAGAAACTATGAAAATAGGTCATCGAAGAAGAGGTGTGGAGATGAAGAGTGAAAGACTGAGGTGGTCTACAAAAAGTCCACAGAGTTCTAGTTTTAGAGCTCTAAGACAGGCGGTTGTCGCACGGggccagaagaagaaaacatgcaaagaaagaaaaaaaagtttcgaTGAGCCAGCTAGTGCGAAGAAACCCTTTGCTTTGTAGTACATCCTTCAAGGTGTcacgcagcagcagcaacaacacagTATTTAGTATGACGCGCAACCATCACTTTTACTGCACCTGAAAATTTGCACTTACTCTCTCTACCTACAAATTAAAAACCAACAGCAAGATGCAACAAGTGCAAACTGTTTTCTTAAGCCTGTTCAAAGGTTAACTTTGACGTGAGAGAGACGATCGACAAAATCGAAACATTTTACAGCTCCGAAAACTGTGAATCAAGAACCTCTAAGGCTGTAAAAGTTGGACTTCTCTTTCCAGAGTCTAAATCCCATCAGGGCGTGCAACGTTCACCCAGTGGCACAGATATGAAAACTAACACGCCTAAGACATCCAAATGGAGGTCAATTTTCTCCATTTATATCTCTGGTTGTCTTCTTCACAGCAGTGTGGGCATGCGCCTGTGCGCTTGAGTGCACCTGCAGAACGAGGACCCAGATCGTGTCGTGCCCTGGAAAGAAGAGAGGCTGTCCTCCTTCTGCCGACTCCAATCAGCTGCACACAGGAGGAGAACTCAGGCTGATGTGTCCATACATTTCTCATACATCTCCATAGCTTCCACACCACCCTCTGATATAAATCAAAGGCTACATGTAGCCCTCAAACAATTCATTTCCTGCCATCGAGGGCCCTGATATCAGTATCTCAGTTTGCATAAAAAGGCCAACAGGAAGAGCAACCCTCGATCAGAAACAGAGGAGGCTGCAGCCACCGTGGTTAGCCATTTGTCTTTGTCTCCAAATGGCAGGGGCAGCTGCCACCAAAGGTCAGCAAAATGTTCCCAGAACAAGGCCCTATAGTGGCGAGGACAACGTGCCTGTGACAAGAGAGCGGGACACACCCAGGTGGAGTGACTAATACACACTTTCTCTCTGGTTTTCACCCACTCAGACTCACACAACACGCCCATAATGTGGCGTCTTGTTTGGCTTCAAGGATCTGGATTTAAATGCAGCCTGCTTTATTTTCCACTCAGGGTGGATGtgacaaaacacatgaacaatGTGTACTTAAACATTGACTGAAAGTAGTCACAACAGATGGCATGATGATGCTAAGTATAGTGGCCTTAAGGTGACATCTTTTCAAGGCTTTCTATGAGTTGAGTTAAGTTGTTTAATTTTAACAGCGATCTCTGTGATGTTCTTCAAGGGGCTGAAGGGGCTGTGAGCCGAGCTGCTGCTCTCATAAGTTCATTTAGGATCCCCCAGTTTGTCATTCAATCAAGAGGTTTTTAACTGGAGCTGATTCTTCTGCAGAGGTCTCttcacataaaacaaacaataacagtTGGGGAAACAAAAGAGACCACAGACACAATACATCAGGAGGGgctgcagactgagctgctgctgagatCACCTCTGCTTGTTTTAAAAGGATTTCTCCACAGAATGTTTTCCCCATCCTAAACCAGGCTGACCTGGTAATTAAAATCTGTAAACAACATGAATGCACAGTCACAATAAGAATGTGTGTCTGTCGACTGACGTGTGCGTTGGGGCTGTAAGCCAAGctgctgctaacattagcatcgCATGTTTTGAATGATTACTACGGGTTGTCGACAAGGTTTTTAAACAAGAAGAAAGTTATCCAGAGGCCTctccttcaaaacaaacatgtatgaaacatgtaaaaaaaaaaagaagcagtttcAGGTTAAAGATCTGTGTCACTTCACTGCTCTTCAAAGGACACATGATAGGCTTTGAGGGGGCTGCTAGCTGATCTGACTCTAACATCATTGTAAAATACAttgtgtaacatttttttttttttaaacaaattggTCATCTTTGGAGGGTTTCACTATCACACTTTCATGCCCATTGGTTACACCCGATTACCGGCGGTGCAAAAGATGCTTTGCAATCCAAAATCGGCCCCGTACAGTTACTTTGGTTTTCCCTCCGCCCATGAAGAAAACCATTTCCAGAGATTAGAAGAATTACTCTAATCCTGTAAAGAGATTGTTTAATTTTCCAGCTCTAACGTGGTGCATCATGTTTGGCATCAAGGAGCTGGACCTAAATGCAGCTGTTGGCCTACTccagtttgttttcttcttccaaaCCCTGGCCAAAGTACCTCCTATCAGTGGAACTATCAGCTTACACTCTCCCCTCTGGCTCTCCATCAGGGGTGTGTTGAAGGCTGCGTTTGAAGTGCCATCCTCTCCCCTTACCCTCCTTTACCCACATACAGCCCCCTGGCTGTAACCCAACCAGGGTAAACTTACACCATCACCACCTCCAGCCTCATATCTGGAGCTTTTGTGAAGGAAAGTCTCCTGGATGGGCGGAGGTCAGATATGAGCTCTTGCGACTCACGCGACACAGCCAGTAAAGTGCTGACAAGGCCGGCACACACAAACTAAGAACAGCTTTTCCTTTCTGTTCTGCTGATCAGTCGTCAAGTCAAGAATTTCTCTGACAAACTGTTTTTCTCGTCTGATCAACTACATCCCAGAGAAATcaagcgtttaaaaaaaaaaagagataagaaAGGCAGCAGCTGAAGGATTTATTCAGCAGAGCAAACTGACTTTTTTATTCCCCTCTTCTTTAAGCAAAACATGTCAGAGCGGCTGAACGAGGAAACCATGTTTCTGGTTAAGAATTTGGAGCTGAAGTTTCTCCCCCTTGAAGGTTGTCTGTTCGACAGATTCAAGAAAGAGAAAAGCTGACATTGAAAAACTCCTGACATGTGCATTTAAACAGAGGCAGAGAAATGACACGCTCTCCCTCTAACATGTGTTTTACCCCTGTGGCTGGAAATATAATCCATGACTGAGCTTTTTATGACTAAGCTGTGCACCATACTACCTGAATGCAATGACTTCAGATCTATTAAACACTGCCTCTTACATGAAGTGCTGTATTGTCCCCTGTTTCATGTGTttgcactattttttttttttttaaatcacaactTAAAAACTCTGCTTCTTGGGATGAAAACGTTGATATACAACACTGACAATCTAAACCCAGCACTCTTAAAAGATATTGGGTCTGCTTTCAACAATAATGGGATTTTCTTCATGACTTTGCCAATAACTTTTATGACAATAATCATGTTGGAATTCAGCCACAGGAATATAATAAGCCTAAAGATTTGCCTCAAACATCAAAAACAGAGCAAAGACTCCATTTAACATAACCAGTAGATAATTAAACTCTTAAGAGACACACTGAGcacaggaaacaaagacacaatacTCATCCCCGAagggacaaacacaaaatatcacTGGCTTTCCAGATGTGCTTGTGGcatcaacacattttttgtttttgtctagaCGTTGAGCGAACTCAAAAACCCTCCTGCAAAAAAGCAACCGTTAAGGCTGGAGGGGGAAGAGACCATAAGGCCAGCAGTTATTTTCAACCCATTAACTGCACTGTAAGCCAATGGGTCGCATTGTTGCAGCACTGTCTCCATGCCCAGAATAATGGGCTCCTAGTCGAGTGCTTTGTGGATGCAAATCAAGCGTGCCTTAAGGGACGCAGACGGTCTATTATGATGCCACTGTGGGGAATAAAGGCCGGGCCAAGTGGCCTTtttttcagctgtttgttttgcgTATTCGCCCCTGAAGGGAAGAGTTTAAATCCAGTCCTCGCCTAGCTTTGGTTAAGTGGCAAgactcagaaaaaaatgtatgttcaCTTTGTGAAAAGTCAGGGAAAAAGACATTTACGAAAAACAACTATTAGAAAGACTTTCAAAACTGGGCCAAAaggaaaagttatttttcaccAGCTTCTTCAAGACACTGAATAAATCGGGACCAGATTTCACCGGGATATCTTCTTCTGGCACAATTGTTCAAGTCAGCAATGCATCATGGTCACCACCGAGATAagtaaaagtgtgaaaatgattGAGTTGCAAGTCATGAGAAGAGCTGGATTCAAAAAGTCTCACAGAAGCTAAGTAAACTGCACTCAAGCCCCCAAAGTTTCTCCAAACGTGGCTTCCCATCAGGTGTCAATCGAGTGCGTATAAGCATCCAAGGGtcattctgcctttttttttttttaagagctgcGAGGACAAATTATGTGCAAACTTTCTTTGTGGCGTTTCGAAATCAAAGCTTAAAAAGGGCTCACAGTTGGTGCTGACTGGGAAACAGAGATTCAACACTAGAAGACACACTATGGTAGAAAATACAATACCGTATGGTATGGTACACTATGACATGCAACACTTTACTGTTCCTGTAATGGAATAACGATGCGATAATATCTACAATACTATAAAGCACACATAAATAGGATACTGTACAGTATATACAGAACTCTTCATGGTCCCTGTAGCGGAATAATGATATGATACATGTTACGTTACACCTTATACTCTATTGTCCCTGTATTGAATTGACGGATACAATATGATACGATAAGGTCACTTTATTGTCCCTTAAGTGTAATATGGTACAATATTATATTCTTTATAGTTCCtatattgttttattgatgcattatgataagataagatatgatacacatgttgttgttgttattgttgttgtagGGGAATTCGTCTTTGACTACATTGCTGCACGCATGTAGCTTCCTCTAAGAGTCAAACAGGGAATGTTTACTTGGTAAAAAAGCCATATGGTGGTCAGCCCAGACTGGGGCATGGTGTGACACCCCTGTCACAAAGACCTTTGAGCCCTACTGTCAATGTAGGGTCACTTATCTCCTCAGTGTGACCGTCTGATTGTTGTTCAACATTATTGTCGCATCAACTTTCCAGCACAATTAcatccttcaaaaaaaaaaaagaagtgaactAAGCTGATCATTCTTAGATGTATGTAGATTGGGGACAGCCACTGGTCACACTGGCTTCATGTTAACCAATCTGCTGCCGGCAGCGTCATCACACAAAGGGAATTAAAACAGTGTTCACCCGCTGCAGTGATGATAATACTACTAATACACCAAACCCCTGGCACATTACCTCACATCACCActtgaattaaatatttttctttttatttatgatttaccggtgggggggggggggaacaaacaTCAACGCGACAGAACCATCGGCCATTACCAGCGGCTGAGGCAGAGAGCCTCCACCCGCTGAACAGGGTGGAGACTGTGCATCTTTTCCCCCCTGCACGCAAGGGAGCAAAATGAGGTTGCAAACGCCTCTAATAAGCTGCGCACGACAATTAaaccaacaaatacaaacaaaggtTGCTTGCGTTCAATTGCCTCTCCCATGAAAGGAAAGCTGCGGCTCTTTTCCAAGTCGGCCCAAAACGCTGCACGCCCTTTCTCCCCCAAGAAAAGGGATTGTTCAATGGCCGCataggggggtgggggggtggggggctcaCAGACccccattcaaacacacaaaacactcactAAACAGGCAACATCACATCTAACATCTGCTTTGTTTGTCCATTGCCTTTAAGAAGAATGATACAACACCGCTGCTCCTCTCCCtgcctcctttcctttcctttcctttcctttcccgAGGATACAACATAGGATGGATGGGCTgacatttattcatgtttgacatttctAGGTTATGAGAATGGCTATTTAAAACAGAGAGGCAGGAGTATTATAGGATTAAAACATACCAGAATAGTAACGAAAATCTGCTTACAGTCGAATGGGATTCACAAAGAGGGTCCTCTCCTCTCCGGGGCTCCAACGGCTGCTAACACCTCTTCCCTcaggtggaaaaaaagagggaaagtcCTGGTAAAATACGTGTAATTATCTGCTTTAAAGGTAGTTTAAAAACAGCCCGTTGACCTCATGTTTTCACACGCTGCCTCGTCTACATACACAGACGCTTTTCCCCTCTTTCCCATTCTTCTCTCCCTGCGCTGCCGAGTGAGGAGACACGCTGCGCGTCTCCGTCGTTTCCTGTCCAGCCCTGGTCCAGCCCAGAACACGGTGGTGCCTTCAGGGGCCGTAGGAGATGTGACGAATcgcgagagagaggaggacagacacGGAGATACTGCAGAAAAACTGaaccctgtaaaaaaaaaaggagaaaaagaagcaaaCTAGTCCTTTATTATAAATTGATAAAAAGCCCTCTCTGTACATCacaataagataaaaaaagttaaatctaTTAGACAAAAGTCATGATTATTAGATACAAGTGAAACCTTAAAACAACTGAACAAGTCAAATTTTACACAGTCATCTTTTTGACAAAGGTAGTATCGGTAATTATAAGGAAAGGTAAATATACTTTATCTGATATTTATATTTGATctcgtattttttttttttttcacgtagTAATCATAACTatatatgttatttttttttaaagctacgttgttgtttttttactaacACTTCTAACTTCTCATTGACACGACTACAGAAAGGATAATAAATTAGTTTTTACGAGTTTTTCTAGGGTAAACTCGGGGCATCTAAAAAGTCCCGGTGGGAGAGTTTGTTTTCACCTTTTGCACAGTTGATGCAGTTATAACTCTGCTTTCCGAGGAACAGTGAAAGCATCATCAGCATCCAGTAGATAATAGCCCCACACAGCCAAAGGCagttaataaatataaaacaatattaTCACTCCTACTTGTAAAATTAATTAGAAGAAGAACAAATAGAAGAAAtcaatcaaatacattttcctcATGATGCTTTACAGTTTAAAAGATTAAACCctcaaatattcaataaatacaaaatgaataatttaagtGGACAAACTGCAGCCATTCATTCATGGAAGTTTTCTTTCCTTCTGATGTTCACTTAAAACCAGCAGCAGACAAAAGGGGACTTGTTCCAGATTAGGAGATTACGTGTCACCCATATGGACACATGGCATTACTAACCCTTCAATCCCCCCATTCAGCCATTTTCTGACTCATAATTacaaaacatcattttaaaaaatgctctAATCCCCTCTCTAAAATCCTATGAATCTGACACCATGTGTAGCCACACAGAGTCAatattttctgcctttttacGCTCTCTAATCCCAGCTCTGGGCTCTGGGCTTTAAACTCTGAATCAAACCCAAAAAAGTGCCACAAGGCAGAGAGGAATACTGTTGCAATTATTAAAACATTGTGTggaataacattttttttaaactggcgtttaaccacaaaaaaaatcaaaatacattGCGTTGTCGCCATCTAGCGGCCAACGAAACATATTGCATGTTCAACTTCATTTTGCTGCTTAAACACCGGTTTTATATCATCAAACTATGACGTAGATATAATCGCTCTTCGTGGGATCTTATAAGCAGCATAAATACACTGATGTGagacagtttgtcttttctccaacacaaactttctctctccctctctctctttgtaagACGTTACCTTGGCATCCACAGATATCAGTTCAGCCCTGTTTTGGATCTGGTACACCGGGTCACTGCACTGATGGTCACTGACTGTGGCAGCAACGCAACACTTCTTATCCTAATGTTGGAACATACAAGAAACGTGCAGGAGTTTAAAGAGTATATTTTAGATTAAACATGCTGCAGTGATCATTTCAAGTCTGACTAAACTCACAATCGTGAAGATTTATGAGtattttgactttgactttgaggcAGTAGAATCaaacttttgactttttcttgcAGGGCACAACGAGACGTTTTCCTGATTTTCTTTTGGTgaatggtaaattgacttgagcttgtatcattcttttctcgtcttctgactactcaaaggaTGTTTTCACCCcaagtcacacctacacattcacacactgatggcagaggctgctatgtcgtgagaccatcagaaggaACTCATCCCATTTGTAcgcattcatacaccgctgatgaagcagcgggagcaatttggagTTAACACATCGgaaatgttgctgcaggagttggaaccctcgaccttccggttgagagacgcaattctaccaactgaaccacagctgccacaTGCACAGAAACTTACTCCTACTCCGACTGGTCGAGTCAAAAGTGCAAAGTTGCAACTCAAACAGCAGATATCGTGGAGGCAGAAATAATTGATTTCAAGATACTTGTTTTGATGATGTCGTTAATACCGAGAACAGCAAGATGCAAAGACTTATTTTGTAAAGAtctagtttgtgttgtttttaactctaatctttcttttctttttttattgccacAAAGCAGCAACGCGATTAAACACACTTTATCAAACATGCAACAGCTTCTAAAAACTACCCTGCAATGACTTCACTGGCCAAATGAGCACATACCTACAACCTTGTTACATTTCGAAGACATCGAAGTTCACAAACATGAGCAGAGGAGGCGGTTCTGAGAAAGGATGTTTTCTCTCTAGAGGAGATGTGTGAGTTTCAGTCTCTGCCGGCACCGTGGGAGTGATTCTGTCAGAGGTAAGATGAGGACGTGATGCACAAACGTCAAAGGAACGCACGCATGGAAACAGAGGTTGATGATATCGGCGGATCAGATCAGATTTTGTCTGCAGAATAAAACTGGCGGAGTTTGCTGGAGGAGCTCCAAGTTTTAGGTGATGAGGGGAAGAATCACTCTGCAGCAGGGAAGTTCATGATGAGTCCTTGCTGGGTGTTTATGATCCTTGTGGGCTTCAGGATCTCTGATGCTGCAACTCAGGGGCAGAACACCTGCACATTCAACGGTGAGATTTTGCAACACAAATTCAAGCTTGTAATTATTCGTACACTTATAGTAACTGATATTCAGTAGTAAGTAACAGTATAACTTCTAGTAATTTGATAGAAATGAGCAGGACTTCACTGTGATTCTGTGGTTACAGTAGGACGGTGGTTAACCCCCCTCATTGCAGTAATGCCTGTTCTTAAAGGGTAAATTGTAAACTTGCAGCAGCTGTATCAGTAGAAAAATCAGGCTGGATATTTCTGTGATTTTGTCTGGAAGTAGCAGAGGTAGTGAATGAATCCTATagtgaagaaaaagaacaaagacagtTCTAGAATTACAGTTTAACATGTAAAAGTCTTGAATTCAAAAGTGAGATGAAGCAACAACGAATTATCGGATACAATTGAAATACTCAGTTTGCAGGTAGGCCCCTTTAAAAGTTTGAGTATAAATTATAGAATTCTCTTTTTATCAACTAACAAATACAAGGTAGACTACTTTAATGTAGTGCACCTATATAGAGCCCATTTGTTTAGTTCCTGTATCACTTGGTGGATCAGGAGCAGTAATGCATCATGTCATGTGAGCTTAATAggattttatttgaatgagAAATTCCTCAACGATCAAGAGGTGGAAAAAGGACAAGTTTACATGGGACTACAAAAGTAAAAGTTTCCAAAAAAATCTTCTTAAAGGGAACATACTTGTTAACTTCTCTCTTCATTTCTACCTGTGAGGTTGACTTTTACTTTGAGATGACTGTTTGGTAAATCTCATGGCTCTGACATTAAAGCGTCTTGTaataacatatacagtatgaatcttctttttttttttaaagatgatttttttgggGAGTTTTTACCACTTTACTCCAGCGATAGGAGGGTGGATACATTCataaatcagggacagagagagagagagagggggtatTTGTCAGTCTTTCTTTTTATATTGCACTTGCATGTTGAATCAGTCTCAAACATCCCATATAGGGATTTGAATATGCACCATTCAGCAGAGAGAACTCATGGCATTGTGATTGCTGTTTACGTAAAGCAGACAAGGTGTTCATTTCAGCACTTATCCCTGCAAAGGAAGAGCCCCTCTACCTTTAGTGTGAGACTGGCAAACCTGAGTCACTCTGCGGCTGAGTCAAGTTTGCCACTCTCACTGTGGAATAATATCTGTTTTTCGAGTGCAAGGCGAGGCAGGGTAAAAGAGGTAAACGTGCAAAGATGTGCTCTTATTGAAGACATTCCGTGTGGGGGAGGAGATGCGGTGAAATGACGGGTTTCAAATGGCTGAATTTCAGTTGAATTCAAAGAAATGTATGTCTGCCGGAGCTGCGTTCCCTTTGCAAAGTGTTTGGCGACAGAGCAAACCTCTTGACTGAGTTCACTGACACAAGCATCTTCAAGAGCACACACAGAGATCTTACCTTGTGCTGTATGTCTAAGAAATATgtctttttattctctctctctctagacaAACTTAAAAGTGTCTGCGTAGCTGCTGGAGACAGCGTCTCTGTGCCGTGCCCGAACATGACGGGCGAAGATTTCAGATTGAACCTTCTCAAAGACCAAGAAGTGATTTCAAACCACACCTGCAGCCTTGGCAACAAAGCTCCAGACTGCAAATCGTCGTCAAGGGGGTGGGTGCAGCTgcacataaaaacagacaatgaCTCAGTCAGTTTCCTGCTAAAAGGAGTGAATGCCAGCAGCCACGGCGTGTACAGGTGTGAGGGCCAGGTCAGGTTCCCTCCTCCCCTGCTTCCAGCTGTGCCAGGAGCTGTGAGCATACTGGTACTTATAGAAGGTAAATATTCCTAACATGTGTGGTTACATTGACATGAAGTCCACTGCAATGAAACCCTCGCTGAATGTTCTCTTCCAGGACACCAGTGCAAGGTCCCTAAACAGGAATGCAGTGACAACCCCTGGATTTGGATTTGGATTCTGGCTCTTGTGTCAGTTACTCTCTACAGCGTAATCATCACCGTCTCCGCCGTATTCTTCTGGGTAAGAAAGTTTGAATGTGCTAAACAATAtcaccagaggaggagagaaaactgGAGATCCAAACTCATCGACAGAAGCATGACAAAGACGTTCAAGAGAAACTTAAACTGACACGTGACTCCTCGCGCTTTTCTCTTGGATAATTGATGcctttgacaaactttggttttgcCAGGACTAACAATGCATGCGATGCTGagcagtgagtgctgtcagatggggatgTGTCCTGctgttgcaaaatttgcaccTCTGCTTTGAATTAAAGTTCGTCAGCCCTCCAGGACCCCTTACTAGCCCGGGGCCCCAAGCAGTGTGGCCTGCGTTGCCTGTTGACGAGCAGCGCCTCTGTGAATTGGAAACAGAGGTTGATGATACTGGAGAATGCAATATCACTCAAGCACATAGCAATATTAGAAGAGTAatgcacggggggggggggggggggggggagttcctcacaggagcttttaatGAGATCCAGTTTACTTGTGGAAAGATCCTGAAATGTGGTAACATGAACCTTTAGGAACATGAAATGTTGTTCAGCAGCCTCTGTATGTTTTTCAGGTGAAACTGAGGAAGACGGATTCTCAGAGCGACTACATGAACACCAAACCAAGAGCACCCAGGGGCCAACGAAAGAATCGAG
The sequence above is drawn from the Labrus bergylta chromosome 24, fLabBer1.1, whole genome shotgun sequence genome and encodes:
- the si:dkey-1h24.6 gene encoding T-cell-specific surface glycoprotein CD28, yielding MMSPCWVFMILVGFRISDAATQGQNTCTFNDKLKSVCVAAGDSVSVPCPNMTGEDFRLNLLKDQEVISNHTCSLGNKAPDCKSSSRGWVQLHIKTDNDSVSFLLKGVNASSHGVYRCEGQVRFPPPLLPAVPGAVSILVLIEGHQCKVPKQECSDNPWIWIWILALVSVTLYSVIITVSAVFFWVKLRKTDSQSDYMNTKPRAPRGQRKNRGVQNPAPRYF